From Rhea pennata isolate bPtePen1 chromosome 26, bPtePen1.pri, whole genome shotgun sequence, the proteins below share one genomic window:
- the IKZF3 gene encoding LOW QUALITY PROTEIN: zinc finger protein Aiolos (The sequence of the model RefSeq protein was modified relative to this genomic sequence to represent the inferred CDS: inserted 2 bases in 2 codons; deleted 2 bases in 1 codon; substituted 3 bases at 3 genomic stop codons), whose product MPXHFFNKLFEYFCXTLAIGVEHRMVKDRFXKHVNFTSALXMIIVRQLQYTCDKXILSMHPSQWISLKFGKTNVLNSETGMDLSNSQEQPMAAEGQEVLKDCNLNNSQEMEGVDNVEEMKERNESNEEAADDVVKVKGEYSEREENALNSEHMENAEESEIPYTYPREYNEYESIKLERHSGSYDNIRPASGKMNCDICGLACISLNVLMVHKRSHTGERPFQCNQCGASFTQKGNLLRHIKLHTGEKPFKCHLCSYACQRRDALTGHLRTHSVEKPYKCEFCGRSYKQRSSLEEHKERCRTYLQNAGMCETANVEARHIKAEMGSERALVLDRLASNVAKRKSSMPQKFIGEKRHNFDVNYNSSFMYEKESDIMQGRMMDQAINNAITYLGAEALRPLVQTPPAPTSEMVPVISSLYPIPLTRSEMPNGNSQDAEKSHTHLRDKSLSSDRGLSPNNSGQDSTDTDSNHEERQNHTFHQSQMIPPQARNGLQSLKDFPRPYDIIKPPAICPRDAFKVINKEGEAIGVYRCDHCRVLFLDYVMFTIHMGCHGFRDPFECNMCGYRSHDRYEFSSHIARGEHRVVLK is encoded by the exons ATGCCATAACACTTCTTCAACAAgctatttgaatattttt tcACTTTGGCTATTGGTGTAGAACACAGGATGGTTAAGGATAGGT CAAAACATGTGaattttacttctgctttgTAAATGATCATCGTGCGTCAGCTGCAATATACATGT GACAAGTAGATTCTTTCCATGCACCCTAGTCAGTGGATCTCTTTGAAGTTTGGGAAGACTAACGTATTAA ATTCAGAGACAGGTATGGATCTAAGTAATTCTCAGGAACAGCCAATGGCTGCAG aaggacaGGAGGTTTTGAAAGACTGTAATTTGAACAATTCCCAGGAAATGGAAGGTGTGGATAATGTGGAGGAAATGAAGGAACGCAATGAGTCTAATGAAGAAGCAGCAG ATGATGTGGTTAAAGTGAAAGGTGAATACAGTGAAAGAGAGGAGAATGCTTTAAATTCAGAGCAtatggaaaatgcagaagaatctGAAATACCTTACACCTATCCCAGAGAATATAATGAATATGAAAGCATTAAACTGGAAAGACATTCTGGTTCATATGACAACATCAGGCCAGCTAGTGGAAAAATGAATTGTGATATCTGTGGATTAGCCTGCATTAGCCTCAATGTCTTGATGGTTCATAAGCGTAGCCACACTG GTGAACGGCCATTCCAGTGTAATCAGTGCGGAGCTTCCTTTACTCAGAAGGGTAACCTCCTCCGCCACATTAAACTACATACAGGGGAAAAACCTTTTAAATGTCATCTTTGCAGTTATGCCTGCCAAAGGAGGGATGCGCTAACAGGTCACTTAAGGACACATTCTG TGGAGAAGCCATACAAATGTGAGTTTTGTGGAAGAAGCTACAAACAAAGAAGCTCACTAGAGGAGCACAAGGAGCGGTGCCGTACTTATTTGCAGAATGCTGGCATGTGCGAGACTG CAAACGTGGAGGCAAGGCACATCAAGGCAGAGATGGGGAGTGAAAGAGCCCTTGTGCTGGACAGGCTAGCAAGCAACGTGGCAAAGCGAAAAAGCTCAATGCCTCAGAAATTTATTG GTGAGAAACGACATAATTTTGATGTTAATTATAATTCAAGTTTCATGTATGAAAAGGAGAGTGACATAATGCAAGGACGCATGATGGACCAGGCCATAAATAATGCAATCACCTACCTTGGGGCCGAAGCCTTGCGTCCTCTTGTGCAGACACCGCCAGCTCCCACTTCGGAAATGGTCCCTGTCATAAGCAGTTTGTATCCCATACCACTGACCCGCTCTGAAATGCCAAACGGCAACTCACAAGATGCAGAAAAGAGCCATACCCACCTAAGAGACAAAAGTTTGTCTTCTGATAGAGGCCTTTCCCCAAACAACAGTGGCCAAGACTCCACAGATACTGACAGCAACCATGAGGAACGGCAGAATCACACCTTCCATCAAAGCCAAATGATCCCCCCTCAAGCCCGTAATGGCCTCCAATCCTTGAAGGATTTTCCAAGGCCGTATGACATAATCAAGCCACCTGCCATATGCCCACGTGATGCCTTTAAGGTCATCAATAAGGAAGGGGAAGCTATCGGGGTCTACCGGTGCGACCATTGTCGCGTCCTCTTTTTGGATTATGTGATGTTCACCATCCATATGGGCTGCCATGGATTCCGTGATCCTTTCGAGTGCAACATGTGTGGGTACAGAAGCCATGACCGATACGAGTTTTCCTCACATATAGCGCGAGGAGAACACAGAGTagtactgaaataa